A region from the Aegilops tauschii subsp. strangulata cultivar AL8/78 chromosome 5, Aet v6.0, whole genome shotgun sequence genome encodes:
- the LOC141022909 gene encoding uncharacterized protein, translating into MAGQEGSSSSAGLAGRNLEEMLKHLDLQDDELDDVVVGEEEVKKYAADARWLAIGKVNTTRQFSASAMFEKLKSVWRLANVPTYREAGENLFIFQMFCLGDWKKVVHGGPWLFRGMGMLIEDYGGKQEPSSVIFDGLYVWAQIHNIPKLYRKAEAVDQLARRIGRVKETQLSPRLFYEGDYVRVRARIQVNKPLTRVTSLNVTGEGRKFLPVNYEKIPFFCKVCGFMGHNHEECGDGVWEEKNKQWGSWMLATRRESPRWPCGRTRAG; encoded by the coding sequence ATGGCGGGCCAGGAGGGGTCGTCGTCCTCGGCAGGCCTAGCAGGGAGAAACCTAGaggagatgttgaaacatctggATCTGCAGGATGATGAACTTGATGACGTCGTGGTGGGAGAAGAAGAGGTGAAAAAGTATGCAGCAGATGCGAGATGGCTTGCGATTGGGAAGGTAAACACGACAAGGCAGTTTAGCGCATCGGCGATGTTCGAGAAGCTGAAGTCAGTCTGGAGGCTTGCTAATGTGCCAACTTATCGCGAGGCAGGTGAAAATCTCTTCATCTTTCAGATGTTTTGCCTGGGTGATTGGAAGAAGGTTGTGCATGGAGGTCCATGGCTGTTTAGGGGGATGGGGATGCTAATCGAGGATTATGGCGGCAAGCAGGAGCCGTCTTCTGTCATTTTTGATGGTCTGTATGTTTGGGCCCAGATCCACAACATCCCGAAGCTATACCGGAAAGCAGAAGCAGTAGATCAACTAGCTCGCCGCATTGGTCGCGTGAAGGAGACACAACTCTCGCCTCGCCTCTTTTATGAAGGTGATTATGTCAGGGTTCGTGCGAGGATACAGGTTAATAAACCGCTGACGAGAGTGACGTCCCTGAATGTTACTGGTGAGGGTAGGAAGTTTCTCCCGGTGAATTATGAGAAGATCCCTTTTTTCTGCAAAGTTTGCGGTTTCATGGGTCACAATCATGAGGAATGCGGTGATGGTGTTTGGGAGGAGAAGAACAAACAGTGGGGAAGCTGGATGCTAGCAACTAGAAGGGAGTCACCTCGGTGGCCGTGCGGGAGGACGAGGGCGGGGTAG
- the LOC109763259 gene encoding cinnamoyl-CoA reductase 1: MAPPRRVCVTGGGGFIASWLVKLLLSRGYAVHATLRDPCDPKNVHLKQMGEVRENLHLFKADVLDYDALTRAFEGCEGVFHLATPVPEDKIVDPEAEVLAPAVKGTSNVLKACSAMKVQKVIVLSSNAAVDFNPNWPQDKLKDESCWSDKDFCQENQDWYSVAKIVAEQASLEYSEKHGLNVVTLCPPLVFGPLLQPTVNTSSKFLIYVINGGPDVMSNKLWHIVDVRDVADALLLVYEKAESSGRYICAPNSVCTKDLVDLLRKMYPQYSYVNNIVDVDRKAGLSSQKLKGLGWRPRKLEETLSDSVGCYEKAGLLQGSAGRNCRLPHLFRLAGDQ; encoded by the exons ATGGCACCGCCGCGGCGCGTGTGCGTGACCGGCGGCGGCGGGTTCATCGCCTCGTGGCTCGTCAAGCTGCTCCTCTCCCGGGGCTACGCCGTCCACGCCACCCTCCGCGACCCAT GTGACCCCAAGAATGTCCACCTCAAGCAGATGGGCGAGGTCCGGGAGAATCTGCACCTGTTCAAGGCCGACGTGCTCGACTACGACGCGCTAACACGTGCGTTTGAGGGATGCGAGGGGGTCTTCCACCTCGCCACTCCGGTGCCTGAAGATAAGATTGTTGATCCTGAGGCAG AAGTATTGGCTCCTGCTGTGAAAGGTACTTCAAATGTGCTAAAGGCCTGCTCAGCTATGAAGGTTCAGAAGGTTATTGTCTTGTCATCCAATGCTGCTGTTGATTTTAACCCGAATTGGCCTCAAGATAAACTTAAAGACGAGAGTTGCTGGTCAGACAAAGACTTCTGCCAGGAGAACCAG GACTGGTATTCTGTTGCCAAGATTGTTGCTGAACAGGCATCCTTGGAATATTCAGAGAAACATGGATTAAACGTTGTTACGCTTTGCCCTCCTTTGGTTTTTGGTCCATTGTTGCAGCCTACTGTGAATACCAGTAGCAAATTCTTAATCTATGTTATTAATG GAGGCCCTGACGTGATGAGCAACAAGCTGTGGCACATTGTGGACGTCCGTGACGTGGCGGACGCCTTGCTGCTTGTGTACGAGAAGGCAGAATCGTCCGGGCGATACATTTGCGCGCCGAATAGCGTCTGCACAAAGGACCTGGTGGACCTGCTGAGGAAGATGTACCCACAGTACAGCTATGTGAACAA CATCGTCGACGTGGACCGTAAAGCGGGGCTGTCATCGCAGAAGCTGAAGGGTCTGGGCTGGAGGCCGAGGAAGCTGGAGGAGACGCTCTCGGACAGCGTGGGCTGCTACGAGAAGGCCGGCCTTCTGCAGGGTTCCGCTGGGCGTAATTGCCGGCTTCCGCATCTGTTCCGTCTGGCTGGTGATCAGTGA